A region of the Larimichthys crocea isolate SSNF chromosome XVIII, L_crocea_2.0, whole genome shotgun sequence genome:
tcagatctacagtttgaagatggtGGAACCAACATTGCTGACTTCAGCTGAGCCCCATGTTGTTAGATCAGTTCACTAGTTCTTTTGAGgaagtcaaactcagacagtcgtcgacgcagagaggagaaatggcgcagcaaggaaataaactggaccgggaaaccttctcttgtccgatctgtctggatctactgaaggatccggGACTTACttcctgtggacacagctactgcatgaactgtattcaaCTTCTGggtggagaggatgagaaagaatccacagctgccctcagtgtaggcagaccttcacaccggggcctgtcctgaagaaaaacaccatgttagcagctttatGGAGGGAACTGAAgagactggactccaagctgctcctgatgatcactgctatgctggacctgaagatgtggcctgtgattctgcactgggagaaaactgaaagctctgaagtcctgtctggtctgtctggcctcttactgtgagaaacccctccagcctcatcatgaATCACCTACATTTGtaaaacacaagctggtggagccctccaagaagctccaggagaacatctgctctcgttaagagtgtggacgctttgattgacaggtgggtgtggtcacaggtggcttgtttgaccaaccaggcttcattcagctccgcCTCTAtaaccatttttagattagtcgggaGGCGGCGGAGGCAGGACCGCCCAGACGGAGACGACCAGAGCGACCACACGGAGCTTCACAACGGCACTTTGTCACGACtgcatccatgttttctacagtctgtggtgatccatctgtctgttcttcttcttcactgtcagtcaccttcagttcaaactcaactttatttgtcactttaaccacgagaaagcagctcagtgaaataaacagggtGAATGCAGGGAGTTCATTTAGAGACatgttcaatgaaaacatgaagacttgcagtctgtgtaataaatcctctttattgactgagacacaaactaaatgttgtttcttcattgaatctcacatatgtacaagaaaagaatgaatcatctccttattgattctgatcatacaaactaaagtcatcatgagcagtgatagcctccatggctaaacagacacaggaaggagcgccacctaaagaaactcaaacatttacacaaccaccaatgagaagagggcaaagtaccgcccacagtgtttgattgacaggtgaagaaatgccacaacaatcagctgtcagcaacaatgatggaaacaaaacaagctgaagacatgaaacacagaatttaacccttcaatgacttctgtctatttcacTTCACACAACTCAGCAGATCCAGAATAAATCccaagtccagcatagagaggctgagtgaacgtggtctggactctgtggaggagagtcatggtttcagagacgctgtagaaggacagaacacctgcactgtgatccaggtacactccaactctggaggacacaggacctgagacgggagtTTGGACTTTGTTGTAATAAAACTCATAACTGTCTGTGAAACAATATAACGAccaagatttgtcattgaaTCCAAATAAACATTCACCTgatctccctgctctgctgatattcttgtatgtgactgctacataaactcctcctcctctccactccacctcccagtaacaacgtccagtcagactctctctactcaggacctgaGGCCAGTtagtgaatctgtctgggtgactagGATAAGACTGAGGTTGTTTCATtcttgtcacttttctgttcccctcagataataacagcagtgtgtctgctgtgtttggatccagtgtgagttcacgtgaatattttaagaactcagctctggtcttgggctctggttctggtcctgacagtgaaacatggacttcagtgtctgtcagtgagatgtttgtccgttggtccctcagaacgtcctgtagtttatctctgagctctgacacagcagctgtcacatcctcaaagtccctcagaggacggatattgatgctggatgagtctgtagattggctgagtcgtgacagtgaggggtagttgtgtagaaactggttgtggtcctctgtgtgtgagagcttcttcagatcagcgtctttcctcttcagctcagtgatctcctgctccagcttctcctcaagatctttgactcgactcacttcagcttcctgctgggatctgacctgctgcttcacatcagaccttcttttctccatgagacggatcagctcagtgaagatcttctcactgtcctccactgctttatcagcagagccattgatagcctccacctcctgttggagctccttcacatctttctctctgtcctggattctctgctggatgtttagtcgactcacctcgagctctctctgcctctcagtcctttctgctgcagctgagactgtgtcgtggcctttatgttcatccacagagcagagataacagatacactgctgatcagtacggcagaacatcttcatcacctcatcatgacgagagcagatgttctcctggagcttcttggagggctccaccagcttgtgtttctcaAAGGCGGGGGATTCAAagtgaggctggaggtgtttctcacaATAGGATatcagacagaccagacaggacttcagagctttcagttttctcccagtgcagacatcacaggccacatcttcaggtccagcatagcagtgatcatcaggagcagcttggagtccagtcttcttcagttcctccactaaagctgctaacatggtgcTTTTCAtcaggacaggcctcggtgtgaaggtctgcctacactgagggcagctgtggattctcttctcatcctctccatcccagaagttttgaatacagttcatgcagtagctgtgtccacagggaatagccaccggatccttcagtagatccagacagatcggacaagagaaggtttcccggtccagtttatttccttgctgcgccatttctcc
Encoded here:
- the LOC104930746 gene encoding tripartite motif-containing protein 16 translates to MAQQGNKLDRETFSCPICLDLLKDPVAIPCGHSYCMNCIQNFWDGEDEKRIHSCPQCRQTFTPRPVLMKSTMLAALVEELKKTGLQAAPDDHCYAGPEDVACDVCTGRKLKALKSCLVCLISYCEKHLQPHFESPAFEKHKLVEPSKKLQENICSRHDEVMKMFCRTDQQCICYLCSVDEHKGHDTVSAAAERTERQRELEVSRLNIQQRIQDREKDVKELQQEVEAINGSADKAVEDSEKIFTELIRLMEKRRSDVKQQVRSQQEAEVSRVKDLEEKLEQEITELKRKDADLKKLSHTEDHNQFLHNYPSLSRLSQSTDSSSINIRPLRDFEDVTAAVSELRDKLQDVLRDQRTNISLTDTEVHVSLSGPEPEPKTRAEFLKYSRELTLDPNTADTLLLLSEGNRKVTRMKQPQSYPSHPDRFTNWPQVLSRESLTGRCYWEVEWRGGGVYVAVTYKNISRAGRSGECLFGFNDKSWSLYCFTDSYEFYYNKVQTPVSGPVSSRVGVYLDHSAGVLSFYSVSETMTLLHRVQTTFTQPLYAGLGIYSGSAELCEVK